The sequence AAGAGAGGTAAAAACACCAGTAAAGATACTGTCAGATTGGCAGTTAGTCAAATGTTATCATTGTAAAATATTTCAATGGCAAGTCTATGAGAGAATTAATACTGTTGCGATGTATACGAAGCCTTTGATAGGACAATGACAGAACATCACTGTATGTTTTGTATTGAGAATTTGAGGAGCAGTAGTTGTTAATGACAATGTACTGTAAAGTACATGACCCTAATGTAAAGGAGCACTGCAAAGTATGATAGTAGCACTATAAAATGCATGGCCTTAAAGTAAAGTAGCTCAAGTCAAAGTGAAACAGTGTTCTGGAGTATGTGGTCCATACCCTGACTATAGTCCTGAGAGGCATGGTACCATGGGAGAACCGGTGCACAAAGATAGCCTCAATCAACCTCTTGATGTAGTGGCAGGTGTGACAGGCACAGGCtagtctgaaggagagagagagagagagagagagagagagagagagagagagagagagagagagagagagagagagagagagagagagagagagagagagagagagagagagagagagagagagagagagagagagagagagagagagagagagagagagagagagagagagagagagagagagagagagagagagagagagagagagagagagagagagagagagagagagagagagaggataggaaggAAGATCgtcaggtggggagagagagaaaggtaaggataagagaggggaaggggggatggaggcaaagaaagagaaagacagacaagtGTTGGATTTGGATGTTAGCTAAAACTGATCAGTATATTACTGGGAGTGTTAGTGACTGACTTACGTGACCACTGAGTAGGGGCTGGAGGTGAACACATCCTGGTGTGAGTAGATGTACGGAGCTCGGAAATAGAACAGGAGGTAGATAAACAGAGGACCAAGGTACTCCGCTAAAAACACCTGCCGATAGAAGAAAAGGGTTAAGATGTCCAAGATGTCATTACACACGTCAAATCAACATGAGACTTGAAAGACGAGGCTCATGTCAAATATCAAAGTTAATAAGAGTTTGATGGGGGACTGCAGTTTGAATCTTTAGTATGTCACAGCCTCTTACCATTGTCCACCCGACCTGTGGACCCAGGTCCTTAAAATATATGGTTGCTGTGGTCCCAACTGGTAGGTTTTGTAATACATCGTCATCCCTCAGTGATTtcccttctgaaaaaaacatTATAAACAAGACCTTGTGAAAATAAACTGCAGAGATTGGTTGTCCTGCTCCTTTTCTCACAGAACAAGGACTTCATTTGCCATGTAAAATGTATTGGATTCTAAGAGTATTTCTCTATTAGAACCAAGTCATTGTTCATGTTCTCTTGTCCTACAAGCTCAGCTAGGTGACCTTACTCCTAACCTGTTAAATGGAAGAAGAATTGAATGTAATTTTAGTGTAAGCTCAACAGGGCAGATATTGACCCATTTAGCTACAGTGTTTTCTGCTAAATGAGATTGTATAACGGTAGACCTTTGCTCTTCAGTAATAAGCtacagtgggaagaaaaagtatgtgaaccctttagagttacctggatttctgcataaattggtcataaaattgtatctgatcttcatctaagtcacaacgatagacaaacacagtctgcttaaactaataacactaataacatgtctttattgaacacaccgtcaCCGTGTGAACATTCAGTGCagtttggaaaaagtatgtgaacccttggatttaataacaggttgaccctcctttggcagcaataacctcagccaaacgttttctgtagttgcagatcggacctgcacaacggtcaggaggcactttggaccattcctctttacaatactgtttcagttccacaatattcttgggatgtctggtgtgaactgctctcttgaggtcatgccacagcatctcaatcgggttgaggtcaggactgactgggccactccagaaggcgtttTGTCTTCTGttcaagccattctgttgttgatttacttctctatttttgggttattgtcctgttgcatcacctaacttctgttgagcttcaattggacGGACAGATAGCCATACATTCaactgcaaaatgtcttgatacaTTTGTGAATTCATTcttccaggccctgaggcagcaaagcagtcccgaaccatgatgctccctccaccatagaTGTtcaaaggagaggaccaaggtgcagcttggtgagcgtacattttctttattttaaatcaaaatgatgccaaacaaaacactaaacactacaaaaacaaaccgtgaagctcaaAAGCAAAGTGCTCTAAACAGAGTCAacctcccacaaacacaggtgggaaaaaagggcgcctaagtatgattcccaatcagagaaaacgatagacagctgtccctgattgagaactatacccggccaaacacaaagaaatagaaaacatagaacacaaaacataaaatgcccactccaactcatgccctgaccaaaccaaaatagagacacaaacaggatctctaaggtcagggcgtgacagtacccccccccccaaaaggtgcggactccggccacaaaacctgaacctatagggagggtctgggtAGGCACctatccgcggtggcggctctggtgcgggacgtggaccccgctccctcgccgccgaccctggactggggaccctcgcagTGGGCCCCGGaaaggagggcgactctggcagctccgggctcaccgggctggggagacatacaggggacctggctctgggagcaggcacaggactcaccaggctggggagacatacaggaggcctctTACTTGGccgaggcaccggatacactgggccgtggaggcgcactggcggTCTTGAGTGCCGAGCTGGCCCCAcccgttctggctggatgccAGCTTCCACCCGGCACCGAGCACACCGGCCTGTGAACGCTCCTCCTCGACACCATTAATATCACCCCATAGCACGGGGCCTGACCAGTCCCAAGctcgccacggtaagcacggggagttggctcaggtctactacctgactctgccacactccccgtgtgccacccccccaaaaaaatgtttttggggctgcctctcacgcttccttgccagccgtcttcagacgtgcagtaatgttttatttggacagcagtggcttcttccgtggtgtcctcccatgaacaccattcttgtttagtgtttgaCGTATTGtcgactcgtcaacagagatgttagcatcttccagagatttctgtaagtctttagctgacactaggattcttcttaaccttattgagcattctgcgctgtacTCTTCCAGTCAactttgcaggatggccactcctagggagagtagcaacagtgctgaaattTAAAATGagtagcaaactcaaattttgtgagtgtttttttatggggcagggcagctctaaccaacatctccaatctcgtctcattgattggactccaggttagctgactcctgactccaattagcttttggagaagtcattagtctAGAAGTtaacatactttttccaacctacactgtgaatgtttaaatgatgtattaatatagaaaagaaaaatacaataatttacatgttattagtttaagcatactgggtttgtctattgttgtgacttagaagAAGATCAGATACAATTTTATgcaattccaaagggttcacataatttttcttgccactgtatattaAGAGTGTACATGCTTGTTTACAACCTAATGATCTCATGTGGACATCAGGGaacttttattttacttttatctaactaggcaagtcagttaagatcaaattctaatttacaatgacagcctacgccagccaattgtgcaccacccaaTCATAGCCAGATGTGagacagcctggatttgaactagGTACTATAGTAacactcttgcactgagatgcagtgccttagaccgctgcaccactcgggagccaaaaTCCTTTATTAGATGTTTAGCTTTTGTTTCAGCTTTTAACTTTGTAGATTGTATTGTATTAAATATCCAATTCAATGAAATCTTTAAAAACAAATGCGGATGTAAAACTGAGTAACTCAACACTCTGCTGTAGTTTAGACTGATAGTACTAGTAATCTAAGCACATACTGTATTCACTTACTGGGGTCGAGCTTTAGGTCCTGTCTGGCTGGATACAACTGTTgatctgagacacacacacacacacacgcacgcacgcacgcacgcacacacacacacacacacacacacacgcgcacacacacacacacacacacacacacacacacgcacgcacgcacgcacgcacgcacgcacgcacgcacacacacacacacacacacacacacacacacacacacacacacacagtttaattTGACTGCAGGCCTAGTAGTAAGTAATCAGAATGGAGTAGACTTCAGCTGTAGTGTTCTCATTGCCTCTGACAGTTCCAGGCTCAATAGACATAGCATCTAGTCAGTCTGGCTACACACATGGAATATATAAATTGTAGACTAGATTATAAGTCAACAAACACATACATGACTTGTGAAAAAGACTCTTGATTTCTCCTATTGTAGCATGGGGCTCCACCTGGAAATAGAAACCAAATATCAGTGATATGAGTATAAGTAACACCAACATATTAAAATGCTTCCATGATAAGAACGaattggaacgaattgcaaaaatcactgaagttggagacttttatctccctcaccaatttcaaacatctgctatctgagcagctaaccgatcgctgcagctgtacatagtctatcagtaaatagcccacccaatttacctacctcatccccatactgtttatatttatttacttttctgcttttttgcacaccaatatctctacctgtacatgaccatctgatcatttatcactccagtgttaatctgcaaaattgtaattattcgcctacctcctcatgccttttgtacacaatgtatatagactctttttttctactgtgttattgacttgttaattgtttactccatgtgtaactctgtgttgtctgttcacactgctatgctttatcttggccaagtcgcagttgtaaatgagaacttgttctcaactagcctacctggttaaataaaggtgaaatgaaaaaaatatattaaaaaaaccTACCTTATCTAGAAAACAAAGCTGTTGCCTggtcctgccatccagaacctccaCCTATGGGAGAGAAAACCCAGTGTGTGACATCAAACAGTATACAGTAGCTAGTAAGCAGCATGTACAACTTCTGGACATTACACAATACCTACAGGAGGACTGGCACATCAACAAGTTCAGTATAATTGTCAGTAAATCAGGTGTCAGTGAGATAATCTGTTGATAGCATCGAGACCTCTCTCCGCTGACTCATCAACACTTCCCAGAAGTAACACCCTGACCTTAGTCAGCCTCACTCTCATGAAGCAGAAAACGAAGACAAAGAAAAAGGTGAAGAAGAAGGTTCAACGCAGCTTTCTTAGTGGCTTCTTCAAGTAACACACAGCCTATGCCAGGCTTCTGTCGCTCTTAGCGTGGGTATTCAATCATACCTTCAGCATTGTCATGGAAAGCCACGGAGATCACGTTTTCAGGCTCGATTTGTCCAAATTGAAGTTGAGAGGACAGCTTGCATCTAATTCTTCATCCAGTCAAACTGCCTTTGAGTCAACATCTTACCAACTGTCCCCTGACACCACCAGATAGCTCCACTCAAGACAATATTGATAATCTCACCCAGGAGCACCCTTCAGTCACAGCATTGCCACCTATATTATGACATGACCTTCATAAACCAAACGTGTATGTCGAAAAGAGAATCCTTCCGTTTTAAGATGGGTGACTTTACATACTAGTCCAAGTCAAGAAGGATGCGTCGGGTCTGGCTGAGGTTGCAGTGGAAGCAGATCTTTTTAATCTAAATTAGCCTTTGTCAGGTGGTGATCTACCGTATATGCACAGAGAGGCCCGTCGGCAGGCAGCTGCAATCTGCCCTGAAAGCACTCGGTGCTCCATTCATAGTGTGGAGCTCAGCAGAGCTGTCGTATCTGAATTGCTCTTTTACTGGATAGTGTAATAACCCTCTAATGGATACCTAAAGATTTGCTGAATGCACAGCTAAagaaatgaacagagagagggggagagggagagagagaaagagtgagaggggggaggggtggagagagcgagaggtccACCAAGGATGGACAAAGAGTCGATTACATCCTCACCCCTGCTTGCCTGTGATGTAATGTTTTGATGTTATGATGTACAATTGCATCAGAGAGTTATCATAACTGCATTACAGGGGTGTTTGTTTGTCCTGCTAATGGTGTGCGAGGAGTGTCAGGGGTGTCATCAGCGTGGTGTCGTGTAAAACACTTTGTACTCAGTGTCGTGGTGCCCTTGTCAATCCAATTATCATAgatgtctctcccctctcagGGGGACTCAAAGCTCTGGCGatggaggacggagagagagagggagagagtgcgcacgtgctagagtgagagagagggagagagtgcgcacgtgctagagtgagagagagggagagagtgtgcacgtgctagagtgagagagagggagagagtgcgcACGTGCTAGAGTGAGAGCGAGGGAGTGAGTGCGCACGtgctagagtgagagagagggagagagtgcgcacgtgctagagtgagagagagggagagagtgcgcacatgctagagtgagagagagtgcgcacgtgctagagtgagagagagggagagagtgcgcacgtgctagagtgagagagagggagagagtgcgcacgtgctagagtgagagagagggagagagtgcgcacgtgctagagtgagagagagggagagagtgcgcACGTgctagtgtgtgagagagggagagagtgcgcacgtgctagagtgagagagagggagagagtgcgcacgtgctagagtgagagagagggagagagtgcgcacgtgctagagtgagagagggagagagtgcgcacgtgctagagtgagagagagggagagagtgcgcacgtgctagagtgagagagagggagagagggcgcacgtgctagagtgagagagagggagagagtgcgcacgtgctagagtgagagagagggagagagtgcgcacgtgctagagtgagagagagggagagagtgcgcacgtgctagagtgagagagagggagagagtgtgcacgtgctagagtgagagagagggagagagtgcgcacgtgctagagtgagagagggagagagtgcgcacgtgctagagtgagagagatggagagagtgcgCACGtgctagagtgagagagagggagagagtgcgcacgtgctagagtgagagagagggagagagtgcgcacgtgctagagtgagagagagggagagagtgcgcacgtgctagagtgagagagagggagagagtgcgcacgtgctagagtgagagagagggagagtgtgcgCACgtgctagagggagagagtgcgcacgtgctagagtgagagagagggagagagtgcgcacatgctagagtgagagagagggagagagtgcgcacgtgctagagtgagagagagggagagagtgcgcacgtgctagagtgagagagagggatagagtgcgCACGtgctagagtgagagagagggagagagtgcgcatgtgctagagtgagagagggagagagtgcgcacgtgctagagtgagagagagggagagagtgcgcacgtgctagagtgagagagagggagagagtgcgcacgtgctagagtgagagagagggagagagtgcgcacgtgctagagtgagagagagggcgcacgtgctagagtgagagagagggagagagtgcgcacgtgctagagtgagagagagggagagagtgcgcacgtgctagagtgagagagagggagagagtgcgcacgtgctagagtgagagagagggagagagtgcgcacgtgctagagtgagagagagggagagagtgcgcATGTGCTAGAGTGCAAAGTCGtgttagagtgagagagagggagagagtgcgcacgtgctagagtgagagagagggagagagtgcgcacgtgctagagtgagagagagggagagagtgcgcacgtgctagagtgagagagagggagagagtgcgcacgtgctagagtgagagagagggagagagtgcacacgtgctagagtgagagagagggagagagtgcgcacgtgctagagtgagagagagggagagagtgcgcacgtgctagagtgagagagagggagagtgtgcgCACGtgctagagtgagagagagggagagagtgcgcacgtgctagagtgagagagagggagagagtgcgcacgtgctagagtgagagagagggagagtgtgcgCACGtgctagagtgagagagagggagagtgtgcgCACGtgctagagtgagagagagggagagagtgcgcacgtgctagagtgagagagagggagagagtgtattgCTAGTGTCAAACCAGAGAGCTGCCAGAAAGAGAGAAGCCGGTAAATGTAAAAGTCCTGTAATTGCTGATCTACAACCTACACAGAATAGTTGTAATGGAAAACCATATCATAACTGACCATAAGGGAATGACAATTAAATTGAAGGCAACAGTAAATGGCGTAGCACATAGGTGTATTCACTTTGCATTGCCTACTCCAGGCCGCTCACGCAGAGATACTAAATGATTGAGATGTCTATTCTCTCTTTAAAAGCTGTCAGGCCACTCCCCTGGCCAGACAATGACTGTTGTTGTAAATCAGCTCTTTTTTCAATCAGGAGCAGTTGATTTCTGTGCTCTCCCTATTGACAGCCTGCCTTAAATCTGCCCTAGCCTCCACTCCAGCTGCTGTAAATACACTAGTAATGATGAGTGATGGACAAGGCCTTCCCAGCAACACACTCTAAGTAATGGCTGACAGATCCACTGATGTCTCTGAGTGCTGGAGCTAGTGTTTTAGCTAAAGATGCTTTAGGGTTCTAGCTAAAACACCGGGACTGATGAAtgaatttacattttagtcatttacagacactcttatccagagcaactagggTTAAGTGCTTTGTTCAAGGACACGTCAACAGATGTTAAATCTATTCAGCTCAAGGATTTGAACCAGTGGCCTGTTAGATTCTGGCCTACGCTCTTACCTGACCCCCAGGTCAGGTAGCCTAATATATTTCTGTGTCAAATCGTCTATTGGCGCATTAACCATGTTTCCATGCAAATATTTTTTATACACGTGGAAGTACCTATCGTAAAAATAACTTGCGAccggcctgatggaaacagcaaaTTGTCATTGAACTTCCTAAATATCgataaaacaaaaaacatttgacgGGTGGACAACTTTTTGTTGGTTAAATCATTCGATAAATGGCATTGGAAACAATTGTTTGCATAATTATTGAAAAAATAACTCTCATGTCACAGTAGATTTGCAGTCACGTGATGccttgttgtgtggtcctcctaTGACCAGTTggaaaagcatgcagtttatttgGCTACAGAGGAAATAGGTTATAATGAAcgtcacagggtggtgaaagtgcatgtTGATGATCTTGATGCCCTTTCCAGTAAATATTGACTTCTTTAATATGCTAGTGACATAATGATTGGTGCTTGGCTGACAATTGAGAACTAAAAATGATCTGACTCTTAACCATAATGTCATCATGTAGCCTACCCGGAGCTTTTAGCTCccaactgggcacacactggttgaatcaaagttTCAATGGAATGACGTTGAACCAACGATGAATAGACGTTGAATTTACGTCTGTCCCCAGTGGGTAGAGAGCATGTGCCAAGATCAGAGTGGGCACATTAAATGGTTTTGGCACATATTTCGCTGTTTATTGCAATACTTTTTTTGTGCCAAAACCTTAGGCAGGGAAATGGGATGGAAAACCAAGAACTTCTGTTTTTTATATGACAAAGTGCTTTTTATGCGCACTACGTTATTACACACAGGTTTTGATGGAACAAGCCAGTTTGATCGAAAACACAACGCTACCGTTAAAATGTACACATTTTCTTGTGCGAGTATTTGAAAATGTTTCAAGAAATAGATGGAGACGTAGCTATTGTTAAACAAATGCAATATACATTACAGTGATCCTTCCGATGTTCCGCTGCACCAtataaagaaagaacaaatatTAATACATAATATCAGCAGATATGTTTAACCAAACAATAAAATAGATGCATTTAAGTAAATGAAACAAAAAAGGCATCAGGAAATATTAGCATAGCTAATGCTAATATTACCCTATCAGCACAACACTTACATGACATAAGCAAAGTATAAATTCACCAATGCTAGTCTGCTGTCTTGGGGTTGCCTTTCACCATTGTGGTCTTTACTTAATAATTATCTAACGAGACGGATACTTGAAGGTGCTGGAGCTGGTGTTTTTACTAAAGATGTTTTAGTGTTCTAGCTAAAACACTGGgagtaatgaatgaatgaatgaattccTTCATTTACTTAAAAAAATGTGTGTCAAATTGCCTATTGGCATTGTTAaccaaatatataatataattacaGTTCTTCCGATGTTCCGCTGCACCGCGTAAATGAAGAAAAAATATCAATACATAATTACAGTAGATACAGTTAATAACCAAACAATTAACCTCAAACTAAAATAAGTACATAAAAGGTATTCATCACCAGGTGATAAATATAAGTAAATTAAGTCAATTAAATATAAGTAAACAGAAGAGACATCTAAAAATATTAGCATGGCTAAAGCTAATATTAGcctgttattactattactaaTGACACATTACTAGTACCAAGTAAACTAATGCTAGTTTGCTATCTTTGAGTTGCCTTTCACCCCGTGTTCTTTATTTTAATTAATATCTTACGAGACGGATACTTGAGGTTTCTCTCCCTCATGTTGTTTATCTCTAGACTAGACCACAGCACTGGGAATGTGTGTTAATTTAGCATGTGGCTTCCCTGTAACTCTGACTAGCTCTGAGAACATGCCGGTGGGAGGCTATAAATCAGGCGGCTGACAGACCTGTTGCTCTAGTACTCAATTACACATGCGCTTATTTATGattagaccacagagagagaacaagctaGCCTTGCAGAAATGCTAATAgagttagcccagctagcatggcaGCAGCAATATGCTGTAACACCAAGTCAATGAATGCTAAAGCTAATGACAAGGCAAGGCCGTTGGAGGAAACTGAACCGTTTCACATAGCCATAATGGGGATTCACAGAGTTATAATGAGACCACAGACCAAGGAGGATTTCTCTGAATATTAAAGTCAGACTGCTGTGCTGTCCATTTTATTGCAAAGGTTGTCGCAATTAGAATAAGAAAAGGCTGTCAAGTGTGATATAAGATTATCCAAAAAGCTAAATGTGAGAAATGTCTATTTTTACCCAGACAGATCAACAATTTGTCTGAATTATTGCAATGAAATACAATTAGACACAATTCGAGTGAAAATCAATGCAGCAATGCTAACTAGCAGTGCAGGGAAGTTTCTCAAGTGTAGTCACTCATCTACACACTTTTCTATAATTGACCACCATCACTCTGTTTGGACTGACGTCACCCAGTATCATTCTAATGGTTAAGACCTTTCTTGACCCACTTCTTGACTCAGACTTCCGTTCTTCTTCATTAGCGTTGACATAAATAATGCTTCATTCGACTGAGGCATCTTATAAGAGGTTTCAAACGTCTGTGTGTTTGacacacaacaaatacaataacaGTCCTATTATGCATATCACAGACCTACTGTAGTCATGACAATGGAAATTAATATTCAACTTTATAAACGTAACTTTTTTCCACATGCAACCACATGTCAAAAATGTGTTTAAAACGCATCACTTAAAATAGGATTTTAAACTGTTGTGGACGCCTATATGTTCAAGTATACATTCCAACACCAGTCTTACCTCAAAGAAGGTGGTTCTGCTCATATTGtaggtttatacagtatgtcctTCTCCTATGTTCCTTAGTACAAGTGCccctcacacctcacacactcaGAAGGAGCAGCTCCTTCCCTTCCCGTGACAATCCCAGCActgaccccctcctctccctccttcactccttccctccctccatctctcgttctctcactcCCTGCCCTCACTGCTCATCTGTTCATCTGAGAGTAGCACCACAGACACTCCAGGAACACAACACCCTcaatttctctccctcatccctctcttctactcGATGCCAGGGAACTTGGGGAAGCCCTTGGCAGGGTCCAGGCTGACAAAGATAGGAAAAGTATTCGACAAGTTATGGTTAGGA is a genomic window of Oncorhynchus gorbuscha isolate QuinsamMale2020 ecotype Even-year linkage group LG12, OgorEven_v1.0, whole genome shotgun sequence containing:
- the tecrl2a gene encoding very-long-chain enoyl-CoA reductase, encoding MSRTTFFEVEVLDGRTRQQLCFLDKVEPHATIGEIKSLFHKSYQQLYPARQDLKLDPKGKSLRDDDVLQNLPVGTTATIYFKDLGPQVGWTMVFLAEYLGPLFIYLLFYFRAPYIYSHQDVFTSSPYSVVTLACACHTCHYIKRLIEAIFVHRFSHGTMPLRTIVRNCVYYWAFSAWLAFYINHPLYTPPSYGDMQVNYALAIFVLCELGNFSIHVALNNLKAEGGPKCRRFPHPTKNPFTWLFFFVSCPNYTYEVGAWASFSVMTQCLPVALFTFLAFIQMTIWAKGKHKTYSREFKDYPHLRMPIIPLLL